Proteins encoded by one window of Halomonas sp. Bachu 37:
- the pilM gene encoding type IV pilus assembly protein PilM: MRFLRPNKGLIGVDITSATVKLLELKSSGDNYQVESYAVRPLREGAVVERRIRDIDHVASVLSRAVEHAKPSTRKASVAVPASAAITKTLSFPASLEEDEIEERIILESDRHIPFPFNEVAFDFHCLGPSPFDDQQQRVMLVACRQQDVTQLTDTLERAGLEPAAVDVETFAMERTFPTLRRQLQSGAEADSCVGLVDIGANMNAFHVMREGHIVYSRDTVFGGRQLTDAIRERYQLSMEEAGFAKKRGGLPEDYHDSVLTPFVETVVQQVGRSLQLYYTAGRKHEVNRIILAGGSSVIPGLAERIAEDSGMNVTIANPFQRMKVNSRLNIEALSNDAPAMLTACGLAMRVGR; encoded by the coding sequence AGAGTTACGCCGTGCGTCCGCTTCGCGAAGGGGCGGTGGTGGAAAGGCGCATCCGCGATATCGACCATGTCGCCAGTGTTCTCAGCCGCGCAGTGGAGCATGCCAAGCCCTCCACCCGCAAGGCTTCGGTAGCGGTGCCGGCAAGCGCCGCCATCACCAAAACCCTGAGTTTCCCCGCATCGCTCGAGGAAGATGAGATCGAGGAGCGCATCATTCTCGAATCCGACCGTCATATCCCGTTTCCGTTCAACGAGGTGGCATTCGACTTCCACTGCCTCGGGCCATCGCCTTTCGACGATCAGCAGCAACGGGTCATGCTGGTCGCCTGTCGGCAACAGGATGTGACCCAGCTCACCGATACGCTGGAGCGAGCCGGCCTGGAGCCGGCGGCGGTGGATGTGGAAACCTTCGCCATGGAGCGTACCTTTCCCACTTTGAGGCGCCAGTTGCAGTCAGGCGCCGAGGCGGATAGTTGTGTCGGCCTGGTGGATATCGGCGCCAACATGAACGCTTTCCACGTCATGCGTGAAGGACATATCGTCTATAGCCGCGATACTGTCTTCGGTGGTCGCCAGCTCACCGATGCCATTCGTGAGCGCTATCAGCTGAGCATGGAAGAAGCCGGGTTTGCCAAGAAGCGGGGCGGCTTGCCCGAGGATTACCATGACAGCGTATTGACTCCTTTCGTGGAAACCGTGGTTCAGCAGGTGGGGCGCTCGCTGCAGCTGTACTACACGGCGGGGCGCAAGCATGAGGTCAACCGCATCATCCTGGCGGGTGGCTCCAGCGTGATTCCCGGCCTCGCCGAACGAATCGCCGAAGATAGCGGCATGAACGTCACCATCGCCAATCCCTTCCAGCGCATGAAAGTGAATTCTCGACTGAATATCGAAGCCCTGAGCAACGATGCCCCGGCCATGCTTACCGCCTGCGGACTGGCCATGAGGGTCGGCCGATGA